In Onychostoma macrolepis isolate SWU-2019 chromosome 06, ASM1243209v1, whole genome shotgun sequence, one DNA window encodes the following:
- the rap1gapb gene encoding rap1 GTPase-activating protein 1 isoform X6: MIERMQGSRMDEQRCSLPPPLKTEEDYIPYPSVHEVLGRTGTLPLILLPQFGGYWIEGTNHDLGSSSTPEEPPPCPVSQDKLETNSIAKIYRKHFLGKEHFNYYSVDSALSHLVFSVKYDVIGDQEHLRLLLRSRFKTYHDVIPISCLTEFPNVVQMAKLVCEEVNVDRFYPVLYPKASRLIVTFDEHVINNNFKFGVIYQKFAQTSEEELFGNNEESPAFVEFLEFLGEKIELHDFKGFRGGLDVTHGQTGAESVYHNFHNKEIMFHVSTKLPYTEGDSQQLQRKRHIGNDIVAIVFQEENTPFVPDMIASNFLHAYVVVQVENACTDNVLYKVSVTARDDVPFFGPALPDPAVFKKGPEFHEFLLTKLINAEYSCYKAEKFAKLEERTRFALLETLYEELHMNSQSMMGLGGDDDKLENGGGGGGGFFESFKRVIRNRSQSMDAMGLSNKKPHTVSTSHSGSFTHNPPDTPKTPGISLIIPGKSPTRKKSGPFSSRRSSAIGIENIQEVQERSSREVSPSPQRTSDGGHVTQDFRLDNSSSQSSPEMQITKIGSALCCRAPSIPESQDLSRSSSNASSFTSVVEENELEHEVTEDYDTGLESLSSAGTPHKRDSFTYSGVWLEDGPGTTSQSSSHGPFRQQSEPRPKTERQHSNC; the protein is encoded by the exons ATGATAGAGCGAATGCAG GGCAGTAGAATGGACGAGCAGAGGTGCTCTCTTCCGCCTCCTCTCAAA ACAGAGGAAGATTACATTCCATATCCCAGCGTCCATGAG GTATTGGGTCGTACAGGCACTTTACCGCTCATTCTGCTGCCCCAGTTTGGGGGTTACTGGATTGAAGGGACCAATCATGATTTAGGCTCCTCCTCCACACCAGAGGAACCGCCCCCTTGTCCTGTATCACAGGATAAACTGGAGACAAACAGCATAGCCAAGATCTACAGGAAACACTTTCTGGGCAAG GAGCACTTTAATTATTACTCAGTGGACAGCGCTCTGAGCCACCTGGTCTTCTCTGTGAAGTATGATGTTATTGGAGACCAGGAGCACCTTCGACTGTTGCTTAG GTCAAGGTTTAAAACCTACCATGATGTGATACCAATTTCTTGTCTGACCGAGTTCCCCAATGTTGTGCAGATGGCGAAG ctTGTCTGTGAAGAGGTGAATGTGGACCGATTTTATCCAGTCTTATACCCAAAG GCATCCAGACTTATTGTGACATTTGATGAGCACGTCATCAACAACAACTTCAAGTTTGGAGTCATCTACCAGAAATTTGCACAG ACATCAGAAGAGGAGCTTTTCGGAAACAATGAGGAAAGTCCAGCTTTTGTTGAGTTTCTGGAGTTCTTGGGAGAGAAGATTGAACTTCATGATTTTAAAGG CTTTCGTGGTGGCCTGGATGTGACACATGGTCAGACAGGAGCTGAGTCAGTCTACCACAACTTCCACAACAAAGAGATAATGTTCCACGTGTCCACTAAGCTGCCATACACTGAAGGTGATTCCCAGCAG CTCCAGAGGAAGAGGCATATTGGAAATGACATTGTGGCTATTGTGTTCCAAGAAGAAAATACACCATTTGTACCCGATATGATTGCATCAAATTTCCTTCACGCTTATGTAGTGGTTCAAGTGGAGAACGCCTGTACTGATAACGTCCTCTATAAG GTATCTGTGACGGCAAGAGATGATGTGCCTTTCTTTGGACCAGCCCTCCCAGACCCAGCTGTCTTTAAAAAG GGTCCCGAGTTTCATGAGTTCCTCTTGACCAAACTGATCAATGCTGAATATTCCTGCTATAAAGCAGAGAAGTTTGCCAAGCTGGAG GAGAGGACACGTTTTGCTCTGCTGGAGACTTTATATGAGGAGCTGCACATGAACAGCCAGTCCATGATGGGACTGGGAGGAGACGATGACAAACTGGAGaatggaggaggaggaggcggTGGCTTCTTTGAGTCTTTCAAG CGAGTAATCCGCAATAGAAGTCAGTCTATGGATGCCATGGGCCTCAGTAACAAGAAGCCACACACTGTCTCCACCAGCCACAGCGGAAGCTTTACACACAACCCCCCAGACACCCCCAAAACACCCGGCATT TCCTTGATTATTCCTGGAAAAAGCCCAACCCGTAAGAAATCTGGTCCATTCAGTTCCAGGAGGAGCAGTGCCATTGGGATTGAGAACATACAAGAAGTTCAGGAGAGAAg CAGTCGTGAGGTGTCCCCTAGTCCACAGAGGACATCTGACGGTGGACACGTCACTCAGGACTTCAGATTAGACAACTCGTCCAGTCAGAGCTCACCTGAGATGCAAATCACCAAAATCGG tTCGGCCCTGTGCTGTCGAGCTCCCTCAATCCCAGAGTCTCAGGATCTATCTCGCTCCTCGTCCAATGCCAGTAGCTTCACCAGCGTGGTGGAGGAGAACGAGCTGGAACATGAAGTGACAGAGGACTATGACACAGGACTG GAGAGTCTATCATCAGCCGGTACGCCTCACAAACGAGATTCGTTTACATACAGTGGCGTGTGGTTGGAAGACGGCCCTGGTACTACTAGTCAGAGCAGTTCACACG GTCCCTTTCGACAGCAATCTGAACCTCGTCCAAAAACAGAGAGACAACACTCG AACTGCTAG
- the rap1gapb gene encoding rap1 GTPase-activating protein 1 isoform X4, translating into MSHRKRSFTFGAYGGVDKTFSRSRHIWKQDGRIPRISDPLERPGLVKSFPPLPAPTLLKTSDIFAMIERMQGSRMDEQRCSLPPPLKTEEDYIPYPSVHEVLGRTGTLPLILLPQFGGYWIEGTNHDLGSSSTPEEPPPCPVSQDKLETNSIAKIYRKHFLGKEHFNYYSVDSALSHLVFSVKYDVIGDQEHLRLLLRSRFKTYHDVIPISCLTEFPNVVQMAKLVCEEVNVDRFYPVLYPKASRLIVTFDEHVINNNFKFGVIYQKFAQTSEEELFGNNEESPAFVEFLEFLGEKIELHDFKGFRGGLDVTHGQTGAESVYHNFHNKEIMFHVSTKLPYTEGDSQQLQRKRHIGNDIVAIVFQEENTPFVPDMIASNFLHAYVVVQVENACTDNVLYKVSVTARDDVPFFGPALPDPAVFKKGPEFHEFLLTKLINAEYSCYKAEKFAKLEERTRFALLETLYEELHMNSQSMMGLGGDDDKLENGGGGGGGFFESFKRVIRNRSQSMDAMGLSNKKPHTVSTSHSGSFTHNPPDTPKTPGISLIIPGKSPTRKKSGPFSSRRSSAIGIENIQEVQERSSREVSPSPQRTSDGGHVTQDFRLDNSSSQSSPEMQITKIGSALCCRAPSIPESQDLSRSSSNASSFTSVVEENELEHEVTEDYDTGLESLSSAGTPHKRDSFTYSGVWLEDGPGTTSQSSSHGPFRQQSEPRPKTERQHSNC; encoded by the exons GAAACAAGATGGCAGAATCCCGCGAATATCTGACCCGTTAGAACGTCCTGGTCTGGTCAAGTCCTTTCCTCCATTACCTGCTCCGACTCTTCTAAAG ACATCAGATATATTTGCAATGATAGAGCGAATGCAG GGCAGTAGAATGGACGAGCAGAGGTGCTCTCTTCCGCCTCCTCTCAAA ACAGAGGAAGATTACATTCCATATCCCAGCGTCCATGAG GTATTGGGTCGTACAGGCACTTTACCGCTCATTCTGCTGCCCCAGTTTGGGGGTTACTGGATTGAAGGGACCAATCATGATTTAGGCTCCTCCTCCACACCAGAGGAACCGCCCCCTTGTCCTGTATCACAGGATAAACTGGAGACAAACAGCATAGCCAAGATCTACAGGAAACACTTTCTGGGCAAG GAGCACTTTAATTATTACTCAGTGGACAGCGCTCTGAGCCACCTGGTCTTCTCTGTGAAGTATGATGTTATTGGAGACCAGGAGCACCTTCGACTGTTGCTTAG GTCAAGGTTTAAAACCTACCATGATGTGATACCAATTTCTTGTCTGACCGAGTTCCCCAATGTTGTGCAGATGGCGAAG ctTGTCTGTGAAGAGGTGAATGTGGACCGATTTTATCCAGTCTTATACCCAAAG GCATCCAGACTTATTGTGACATTTGATGAGCACGTCATCAACAACAACTTCAAGTTTGGAGTCATCTACCAGAAATTTGCACAG ACATCAGAAGAGGAGCTTTTCGGAAACAATGAGGAAAGTCCAGCTTTTGTTGAGTTTCTGGAGTTCTTGGGAGAGAAGATTGAACTTCATGATTTTAAAGG CTTTCGTGGTGGCCTGGATGTGACACATGGTCAGACAGGAGCTGAGTCAGTCTACCACAACTTCCACAACAAAGAGATAATGTTCCACGTGTCCACTAAGCTGCCATACACTGAAGGTGATTCCCAGCAG CTCCAGAGGAAGAGGCATATTGGAAATGACATTGTGGCTATTGTGTTCCAAGAAGAAAATACACCATTTGTACCCGATATGATTGCATCAAATTTCCTTCACGCTTATGTAGTGGTTCAAGTGGAGAACGCCTGTACTGATAACGTCCTCTATAAG GTATCTGTGACGGCAAGAGATGATGTGCCTTTCTTTGGACCAGCCCTCCCAGACCCAGCTGTCTTTAAAAAG GGTCCCGAGTTTCATGAGTTCCTCTTGACCAAACTGATCAATGCTGAATATTCCTGCTATAAAGCAGAGAAGTTTGCCAAGCTGGAG GAGAGGACACGTTTTGCTCTGCTGGAGACTTTATATGAGGAGCTGCACATGAACAGCCAGTCCATGATGGGACTGGGAGGAGACGATGACAAACTGGAGaatggaggaggaggaggcggTGGCTTCTTTGAGTCTTTCAAG CGAGTAATCCGCAATAGAAGTCAGTCTATGGATGCCATGGGCCTCAGTAACAAGAAGCCACACACTGTCTCCACCAGCCACAGCGGAAGCTTTACACACAACCCCCCAGACACCCCCAAAACACCCGGCATT TCCTTGATTATTCCTGGAAAAAGCCCAACCCGTAAGAAATCTGGTCCATTCAGTTCCAGGAGGAGCAGTGCCATTGGGATTGAGAACATACAAGAAGTTCAGGAGAGAAg CAGTCGTGAGGTGTCCCCTAGTCCACAGAGGACATCTGACGGTGGACACGTCACTCAGGACTTCAGATTAGACAACTCGTCCAGTCAGAGCTCACCTGAGATGCAAATCACCAAAATCGG tTCGGCCCTGTGCTGTCGAGCTCCCTCAATCCCAGAGTCTCAGGATCTATCTCGCTCCTCGTCCAATGCCAGTAGCTTCACCAGCGTGGTGGAGGAGAACGAGCTGGAACATGAAGTGACAGAGGACTATGACACAGGACTG GAGAGTCTATCATCAGCCGGTACGCCTCACAAACGAGATTCGTTTACATACAGTGGCGTGTGGTTGGAAGACGGCCCTGGTACTACTAGTCAGAGCAGTTCACACG GTCCCTTTCGACAGCAATCTGAACCTCGTCCAAAAACAGAGAGACAACACTCG AACTGCTAG